One Arthrobacter sp. StoSoilB20 DNA segment encodes these proteins:
- a CDS encoding iron chelate uptake ABC transporter family permease subunit produces MPLWRVLSPTFFLALALVAMFAVYVLLGSYTVTIPDFFTIVINHLTGGEKIPGASFIVMEHKLPRAMVGTMIGVAFGLAGALFQTMLRNPLASPDIIGISSGASAAAVTAIVIFGASGAVVSGAALIGALGVAAIIYAISRSGSGAGGGNRGNAAGNRLILAGVGIAAALHAVVNFLMTRADVRTAADALIWLNGSLNTATWDRVGVLTVSLLVLIPAVIALAGPLRILELGDDAAAGLGIRVNATRLGLVLTAVGLAAVATAAAGPVAFVAFLAGPIARRIVRKPSLPASALTGALIVLLADFLASNIAPVILDGTVLPVGVITGALGAPFLLWLLVTSNRKEA; encoded by the coding sequence ATGCCACTTTGGCGAGTGCTGAGCCCCACGTTCTTCCTCGCGCTGGCACTCGTGGCAATGTTCGCCGTCTACGTGCTCCTGGGCAGCTACACGGTGACCATCCCGGACTTCTTCACCATTGTGATCAACCACCTCACCGGTGGCGAAAAGATCCCCGGTGCCAGTTTCATCGTCATGGAGCACAAACTGCCCAGGGCGATGGTTGGCACCATGATCGGCGTGGCTTTCGGGCTCGCCGGTGCACTCTTCCAGACCATGCTGCGCAACCCCTTGGCCAGCCCGGACATCATCGGCATCAGCTCAGGTGCCAGCGCGGCAGCTGTGACGGCAATCGTGATTTTCGGCGCCTCCGGAGCCGTTGTTTCCGGTGCTGCGCTGATCGGAGCGCTTGGTGTCGCGGCCATCATCTACGCGATCTCCCGCAGCGGTTCGGGCGCGGGTGGAGGGAACCGCGGAAACGCGGCAGGCAACCGCCTCATACTTGCCGGCGTGGGCATCGCCGCCGCCCTTCACGCAGTGGTCAACTTCCTGATGACCCGGGCGGACGTCCGCACTGCCGCCGACGCCCTCATCTGGCTCAACGGCTCGCTGAATACCGCTACCTGGGACCGCGTGGGCGTCCTGACGGTCTCGCTGCTGGTCCTCATCCCGGCCGTGATCGCCCTGGCTGGCCCGTTGCGCATCCTCGAACTCGGTGACGACGCCGCCGCCGGCCTGGGAATCCGGGTCAACGCCACGCGGCTGGGACTGGTACTGACCGCCGTCGGGCTTGCCGCCGTCGCAACCGCTGCCGCCGGCCCGGTAGCGTTCGTCGCATTCCTGGCCGGACCGATCGCCCGCCGCATCGTCCGCAAACCCAGCCTTCCGGCGTCGGCCCTTACCGGTGCGCTGATCGTGTTGCTCGCCGACTTCCTTGCCTCCAACATCGCCCCCGTCATCCTCGACGGAACCGTCCTCCCTGTCGGCGTCATCACCGGCGCCCTGGGTGCACCCTTCCTGCTGTGGCTGCTGGTCACATCGAACCGAAAGGAGGCCTGA
- a CDS encoding iron chelate uptake ABC transporter family permease subunit yields the protein MKMSTTTALQGRGSGTLVPAGPGGTPGASASGGGTGTRRSEGNRSAGKRTAWLLVAVVVLAAVCAASLAVGARGLPLNTVWEALTNFNPADGNHAVVIARIPRTILGLLAGAALGLAGAAMQGVARNPLADPGILGLNAGAALAVVVGIYVFGIGSLTGYIWFAFIGAAVAAVVVYAVASLGRDGATPVKLALAGAALSAGLVSLTNVILVSSQDTLDRFRFWQVGSIGGRDWSVLLPALPFLAVGAIIVLGGGRILNSLALGDDIARGLGQNVVLARAITALGIVLLCGSATALAGPIGFVGLVVPHAVRLLTGPDYRWILPFSLVSAPILLITADVIGRVILLPGEVPAGIMTAIVGAPVFVWLIRRGKGAGL from the coding sequence ATGAAAATGAGTACGACGACGGCACTCCAGGGGCGGGGCAGCGGCACTTTGGTGCCGGCTGGCCCTGGAGGCACCCCTGGCGCTTCGGCATCCGGAGGGGGAACCGGGACTCGCCGCAGCGAAGGCAACCGCAGCGCAGGCAAGCGCACCGCCTGGTTGCTGGTGGCCGTCGTCGTACTCGCCGCAGTCTGCGCCGCATCCCTGGCGGTCGGCGCCCGAGGGCTTCCCCTTAATACTGTGTGGGAAGCCCTCACCAACTTCAATCCGGCCGACGGCAACCACGCTGTGGTGATCGCACGGATTCCGCGGACGATACTGGGCCTCCTTGCCGGGGCAGCGCTCGGCCTGGCCGGGGCTGCCATGCAGGGCGTGGCCCGCAACCCGTTGGCTGATCCGGGCATCCTGGGCCTGAACGCCGGCGCGGCCCTGGCTGTGGTTGTCGGCATTTACGTCTTTGGTATCGGCTCCTTGACCGGCTACATCTGGTTCGCTTTCATCGGGGCCGCAGTGGCCGCCGTCGTGGTTTATGCCGTGGCGTCTTTGGGACGTGACGGTGCGACGCCGGTCAAGCTCGCCCTGGCGGGCGCAGCGCTGAGCGCCGGCCTGGTTTCCCTGACGAACGTGATTCTGGTTTCCAGCCAGGACACCCTGGACCGCTTCCGTTTCTGGCAGGTGGGCAGCATTGGTGGGCGTGACTGGTCCGTGCTGCTGCCTGCCCTGCCCTTCCTGGCCGTTGGCGCGATCATCGTCCTTGGCGGCGGGCGCATCCTGAACAGCCTGGCCCTGGGTGACGACATTGCCCGCGGCTTGGGCCAAAACGTTGTCCTGGCCCGTGCCATCACGGCGCTGGGGATTGTGCTGTTGTGTGGCTCGGCCACTGCTTTGGCTGGTCCCATTGGCTTCGTAGGCTTGGTGGTTCCGCACGCCGTCCGCTTGTTGACCGGGCCGGATTACCGGTGGATCCTGCCGTTTTCCCTGGTGTCGGCTCCCATCCTGCTCATCACCGCCGACGTCATTGGCCGCGTGATCCTTCTTCCGGGCGAAGTTCCGGCCGGCATTATGACTGCGATCGTGGGGGCGCCGGTGTTTGTCTGGCTCATCCGCCGTGGAAAGGGGGCAGGGCTGTGA
- a CDS encoding iron-siderophore ABC transporter substrate-binding protein: MASLLPRRALLKTAGTATAALAAVALSLTGCSTGPATTSPASEQAESAAFPVTIKNVFGETTIKEQPKRVVTVSWVNDDVAIALGVVPVGVPKNEWGNNDKGSTPWKDAALEKLGAGFGTDKAPVQYSEADGINFTEIAKLSPDVILAAYSGLEEADYKKLSEIAPVVAQPELSYGTPWQESTTIIGKALGKEAEAKKLVEDTEATIKDKVSKYPQIKDKTFIYGNLEPAKGDGANVYTAIDNRPRFLSEIGMKLAPVVTENTKSKTEFFIPWSAEKANELESDIFVTWVPDATTADAVKADPLLGQIPAIKKGGLVADSDQTLTLSISASSPLSLPWALDTFLPKLGSAAEAVSK, from the coding sequence GTGGCATCCCTTCTCCCACGCCGCGCCCTGCTGAAAACTGCAGGTACCGCGACGGCCGCCCTGGCCGCCGTCGCCCTTTCACTCACTGGCTGCTCCACAGGCCCGGCAACCACATCGCCGGCATCCGAGCAGGCTGAGTCCGCTGCTTTCCCGGTGACCATCAAGAACGTCTTTGGTGAGACCACCATCAAGGAACAGCCCAAGCGCGTAGTCACCGTCTCGTGGGTCAATGATGACGTCGCGATCGCCCTGGGCGTTGTCCCGGTTGGCGTTCCCAAGAACGAGTGGGGCAACAATGACAAGGGCTCCACCCCTTGGAAGGACGCTGCACTGGAGAAGCTCGGCGCCGGCTTTGGTACCGACAAGGCTCCGGTCCAGTATTCCGAGGCAGACGGCATCAACTTCACCGAGATCGCCAAGCTCAGCCCCGACGTCATCCTGGCCGCGTACTCTGGCCTGGAAGAGGCTGACTACAAGAAGCTCAGCGAAATCGCCCCCGTTGTGGCGCAGCCGGAGTTGTCCTACGGTACGCCGTGGCAGGAAAGCACCACCATCATCGGCAAGGCACTGGGCAAGGAAGCCGAAGCCAAGAAGCTGGTGGAGGACACCGAAGCCACCATCAAGGACAAGGTCTCCAAGTACCCGCAGATCAAGGACAAGACCTTCATCTACGGCAACCTCGAGCCTGCCAAGGGTGACGGTGCCAACGTGTACACCGCCATCGACAACCGCCCCCGCTTCCTCTCCGAAATCGGCATGAAGCTGGCACCGGTCGTCACGGAAAACACCAAGTCGAAGACGGAATTCTTCATCCCGTGGTCCGCTGAGAAGGCCAACGAGCTCGAATCGGACATCTTCGTGACCTGGGTTCCGGACGCCACCACCGCCGACGCCGTCAAGGCCGATCCTCTGCTGGGCCAGATCCCGGCGATCAAGAAGGGCGGCCTGGTTGCCGATTCGGACCAGACCCTGACGCTCTCCATCTCCGCTTCTTCGCCGCTGAGCCTGCCGTGGGCACTGGATACCTTCCTGCCGAAGCTGGGTAGCGCAGCGGAAGCCGTGAGCAAGTAA
- a CDS encoding FBP domain-containing protein, translated as MQKITAQQIRSSFINASRSEAAKLNLPRDFETINWDNLEFLGWQDEKMPQRGYLVVQHRGKLTGIMLRAPEGGSGKRRVVLCELCRDVFSKDDVYLWVAKKAGQSGKDGNTVGTLICAEFGCSANVRKEPPANEINPDPAAVVVRQIAGLEARTEQFLDRVRAK; from the coding sequence ATGCAGAAAATTACTGCCCAACAGATCCGCTCATCCTTCATCAATGCAAGTCGCTCCGAGGCGGCCAAGCTCAATCTCCCCCGCGACTTTGAAACCATCAATTGGGACAACCTGGAGTTCCTGGGTTGGCAGGACGAAAAGATGCCCCAGCGCGGGTACCTCGTGGTTCAGCACCGGGGAAAGCTCACCGGGATCATGCTCCGTGCCCCCGAAGGTGGATCCGGAAAGAGGCGCGTGGTGCTGTGCGAACTGTGCCGCGATGTCTTCTCCAAGGATGACGTCTACCTGTGGGTTGCCAAGAAGGCCGGACAATCCGGCAAGGACGGGAACACCGTGGGAACCCTGATCTGCGCCGAGTTCGGTTGCAGCGCCAACGTGCGCAAGGAACCGCCCGCCAACGAGATCAACCCGGACCCGGCCGCCGTCGTTGTTCGACAAATCGCAGGGCTGGAAGCCCGGACCGAACAGTTCCTGGACCGCGTCCGCGCGAAGTAG